A genome region from Sardina pilchardus chromosome 22, fSarPil1.1, whole genome shotgun sequence includes the following:
- the hhex gene encoding hematopoietically-expressed homeobox protein hhex encodes MQYQYPVTSAMNVPLYAPTPIQHVHPTPFYIEDILGRNGTPASTPVVSTPTLPSPNSSFTSLISPYRSSICEPTPIHPALSHHSALATPYATGAFSSSVYPFNRSLGEYAHALIRHDSLGKPLLWTPFIQRPLHKRKGGQVRFSNDQTIELEKKFETQKYLSPPERKRLAKMLQLSERQVKTWFQNRRAKWRRLKQENPQCPKRDIDDENPERHFDVEVKHNPDQHNPAQVPLSHVQCSSTSLLREDNESGISENSDQELDVEDEFPLTLQK; translated from the exons ATGCAATATCAGTACCCGGTAACTTCGGCTATGAACGTTCCTTTGTATGCCCCGACGCCAATTCAGCACGTCCACCCAACTCCCTTCTACATCGAAGATATACTTGGAAGGAATGGAACTCCAGCCTCTACACCCGTTGTCTCTACGCCGACTCTACCATCACCAAATTCGTCATTCACAAGTTTGATATCACCTTACAGGAGTTCAATCTGCGAGCCGACGCCAATCCACCCTGCGTTATCGCACCACTCAGCTCTTGCGACTCCATACGCAACAGGGGCTTTCTCATCCTCAGTCTACCCTTTCAACCGGTCACTGGGAGAATACGCGCATGCACTCATCAGACACGATAGTCTAG GCAAACCACTGTTATGGACTCCATTCATTCAGCGTCCCCTGCACAAAAGGAAAGGCGGACAAGTCCGATTTTCCAATGACCAGACAATTGAACTAGAAAAAAAGTTCGAAACACAGAAGTATCTGTCTCCACCAGAGAGGAAACGACTGGCCAAAATGCTGCAACTGAGTGAACGGCAG GTGAAAACCTGGTTCCAGAATCGCCGGGCGAAGTGGCGACGGCTGAAACAG GAAAACCCACAGTGCCCAAAACGAGACATCGATGACGAAAATCCCGAAAGACATTTTGACGTGGAAGTCAAACACAATCCAGATCAACACAATCCAGCACAGGTTCCACTCAGCCACGTTCAGTGTTCTTCCACTTCACTCTTGCGGGAAGACAACGAGTCAGGCATCTCAGAGAATTCGGACCAAGAACTGGACGTTGAGGACGAATTTCCCCTAACcttgcaaaaataa
- the fh gene encoding fumarate hydratase, mitochondrial, with amino-acid sequence MYRSVRNLQRFNNLLRLQSGVGVIHGAPAVGVIHIYSRMASSESFRLERDTFGELKVPSDKYYGAQTVRSTMNFKIGGVTERMPIPVIRAFGILKRAAAEVNTDYGLDPKIAEAIVKAADEVTAGKLDDHFPLVVWQTGSGTQTNMNVNEVISNRAIEILGGKLGSKDPVHPNDHVNKSQSSNDTFPTAMHIAAAREVHEIVLPGLQTLHDALAAKAVEFKDIIKIGRTHTQDAVPLSLGQEFGGYVQQVKYSIQRVKAAMPRVYELAAGGTAVGTGLNTRIGFAEKVAEKVSALTGLPFVTAENKFEALAAHDALVELSGALNTVAVSMMKIANDIRFLGSGPRSGLGELVLPENEPGSSIMPGKVNPTQCEAMTMVAAQIMGNHVAVTIGGSNGHFELNVFKPMIIKNVLNSARLLGDASVSFTNNCVVGIAPNTERINKLMNESLMLVTALNPHIGYDKAAKIAKTAHKDGSTLKATAIKLGYLTEEEFDKWVRPQDMLGPK; translated from the exons ATGTATCGGTCTGTGAGGAACCTCCAGCGATTTAACAACCTCCTGCGTCTGCAGAGTGGCGTTGGTGTCATTCACGGCGCCCCAGCGGTTGGAGTGATACATATTTATTCACGAATG GCAAGTTCAGAATCCTTCAGACTCGAACGTGACACGTTCGGGGAGCTGAAGGTACCAAGTGACAAGTACTATGGAGCTCAGACTGTCAGATCCACCATGAATTTCAAAATCGGTGGTGTGACTGAGAGAATGCCT ATTCCGGTTATCAGAGCATTTGGGATTCTgaagagagctgctgcagaggTTAACACAGACTATGGTTTGGATCCAAAGATTGCTGAGGCAATTGTCAAAGCTGCTGATGAG GTAACTGCTGGAAAACTGGATGACCACTTTCCTCTAGTGGTGTGGCAGACAGGATCAGGCACTCAGACTAACATGAACGTCAATGAGGTGATTAGCAACAGAGCCATTGAGATCCTTGGAGGAAAGCTGGGCAGTAAGGATCCTGTCCACCCCAATGATCATGTCAACAAAAGTCAG AGCTCCAATGATACGTTTCCAACGGCCATGCACATTGCTGCAGCCAGAGAGGTCCATGAGATTGTCCTTCCTGGGCTTCAAACGCTTCATGACGCCCTGGCTGCCAAAGCTGTAGAGTTCAAAGATATAATAAAGattggacgcacacacacacaggatgctgttcctctctcccttggACAG GAGTTTGGTGGTTATGTTCAACAAGTGAAGTACAGCATACAGCGGGTCAAGGCAGCCATGCCTAGAGTGTATGAGTTGGCAGCTGGAGGAACCGCAGTGGGCACTGGCCTAAACACACGTATTGGTTTTGCTGAGAAGGTTGCCGAAAAAGTATCTGCTCTCACAG GTCTGCCATTTGTGACTGCGGAGAACAAATTTGAAGCACTGGCTGCCCATGATGCCCTGGTGGAATTAAGCGGAGCCCTAAACACTGTTGCCGTCAGTATGATGAAGATTGCCAATGACATCCGCTTCCTGGGATCAGGTCCACGTTCTGGTCTGGGCGAACTTGTCCTGCCAGAGAATGAGCCAGGCAGCAGCATCATGCCTG GCAAAGTGAATCCTACTCAGTGCGAGGCCATGACTATGGTGGCAGCTCAAATAATGGGAAATCATGTGGCTGTCACTATTGGAGGCAGCAATGGACACTTTGAACTGAATGTCTTCAAACCAATGATC ATAAAAAATGTGCTGAACTCTGCAAGGCTGCTGGGAGATGCGTCCGTCTCTTTTACAAACAACTGCGTGGTTGGCATTGCACCAAATACGGAGAGAATTAATAAGCTGATGAATGAATCCTTGATGTTGGTGACTGCGCTTAATCCACACATCG GTTACGACAAAGCTGCCAAAATTGCTAAGACTGCTCACAAAGATGGCTCAACTCTTAAAGCCACAGCAATCAAGCTGGGCTATTTAACAGAGGAGGAATTTGACAAGTGGGTGAGGCCTCAGGATATGCTTGGGCCTAAATGA
- the LOC134069927 gene encoding cytochrome b-245 chaperone 1 homolog gives MYMLVQTHTADLLHLKRSPGIRAWSLLVGMLSIGLAAAYYSTDSLWWKSFYVTGCLFVALQNMEEWEEAVFDKARNTIELKTFSLYALVLTVTRGGHNTVVLDMQQLRDLSVQEEKVRYLGKGYVLILHMETGFSYPLTQNAVLAGKCDVEAVEALLRRFLVLEEGSCASQGNEREIETEVNDSSDSED, from the exons ATGTATATgcttgtacaaacacacacggcggACCTGCTACATCTGAAGAGGTCGCCTGGGATTCGCGCGTGGTCATTACTTGTAG GTATGTTATCCATTGGACTTGCTGCTGCATACTACAGTACAG ATAGCCTGTGGTGGAAGTCATTTTATGTGACCGGCTGTTTATTCGTGGCCCTTCAAAACATGGAAGAGTGGGAG GAAGCTGTGTTTGATAAGGCCCGCAACACAATTGAACTGAAGACATTCAGTCTATATGCACTGGTGCTCACAGTGACACGTGGGGGCCATAACACAG TGGTATTGGACATGCAGCAGCTACGTGATCTGAGTGTCCAGGAGGAGAAGGTGCGCTACCTGGGAAAAGGATATGTTCTCATACTGCACATGGAGACTGGCTTTTCTTATCCTCTCACTCAGAATGCCGTACTGGCAGGAAAATG TGATGTGGAAGCAGTTGAAGCACTTCTCAGACGTTTCCTTGTCCTGGAGGAGGGGTCATGTGCTTCACAAGGAAATGAGCGAGAGATAGAAACAGAAGTGAATGACAGTAGTGATTCAGAGGATTAA